A stretch of the Lonchura striata isolate bLonStr1 chromosome 17, bLonStr1.mat, whole genome shotgun sequence genome encodes the following:
- the TP53INP2 gene encoding tumor protein p53-inducible nuclear protein 2 isoform X2, whose amino-acid sequence MFQRLTSLFFSDSNTPEGLEEPKPFVEEEEEEDGWLIIDLAEEPGPDGVGSSPMEDLLIEHPSMSVYVTSTLEVDGEGPEDDAAEAVPEARPEPPAAQRGRALAGKAAALDRAGPAPRAQRAKQLAERQRLAQKALQRQNRARQRPPRRAKQLPGAFVHQPCQRHCNY is encoded by the exons ATGTTTCAGCGTCTCACCAGCCTCTTCTTCAGTGACAGCAATACACCAgagggcctggaggagcccaaACCCTTTgttgaggaagaggaggaggaggatggctGGCTCATAATTGATCTTGCAG AGGAGCCCGGCCCCGACGGCGTGGGGAGCAGCCCCATGGAGGACCTGCTCATCGAGCACCCCAGCATGTCCGTCTATGTCACCAGCACCCTCGAGGTGGATGGGGAGGGTCCCGAGGACGATGCTGCAGA GGCCGTTCCGGAGGCGCGGCCGGAGCCGCCCGCGGCGCAGCGCGGCCGGGCGCTGGCGGGCAAGGCGGCGGCGCTGGACCgcgcggggccggcgccgcGGGCGCAGCGGGCCAAGCAGCTGGCGGAGCGGCAGCGCCTGGCCCAGAAGGCGCTGCAGCGGCAGAACAGGGcccggcagcgcccgccccgccgcgccaaGCAGCTCCCGGGAGCCTTCGtccaccagccctgccagcgcCACTGCAACTACTGA
- the TP53INP2 gene encoding tumor protein p53-inducible nuclear protein 2 isoform X1 produces MFQRLTSLFFSDSNTPEGLEEPKPFVEEEEEEDGWLIIDLAGSRARPGPARRPAAGGTGRSARPRPTPPGPPPPPAASPVPAGPCLMDESWFVTPPPCFTAEEPGPDGVGSSPMEDLLIEHPSMSVYVTSTLEVDGEGPEDDAAEAVPEARPEPPAAQRGRALAGKAAALDRAGPAPRAQRAKQLAERQRLAQKALQRQNRARQRPPRRAKQLPGAFVHQPCQRHCNY; encoded by the exons ATGTTTCAGCGTCTCACCAGCCTCTTCTTCAGTGACAGCAATACACCAgagggcctggaggagcccaaACCCTTTgttgaggaagaggaggaggaggatggctGGCTCATAATTGATCTTGCAG GCAgccgggcccgccccggccccgcccgccgcccggcTGCTGGCGGCACCGGGCGCTCGGCGCGACCCCGCCCGACgccccccggcccgccgccgccgccggctgCTTCCCCGGTTCCGGCCGGTCCCTGCTTGATGGACGAGAGTTGGTTTGTCACCCCTCCCCCCTGTTTTACTGCAGAGGAGCCCGGCCCCGACGGCGTGGGGAGCAGCCCCATGGAGGACCTGCTCATCGAGCACCCCAGCATGTCCGTCTATGTCACCAGCACCCTCGAGGTGGATGGGGAGGGTCCCGAGGACGATGCTGCAGA GGCCGTTCCGGAGGCGCGGCCGGAGCCGCCCGCGGCGCAGCGCGGCCGGGCGCTGGCGGGCAAGGCGGCGGCGCTGGACCgcgcggggccggcgccgcGGGCGCAGCGGGCCAAGCAGCTGGCGGAGCGGCAGCGCCTGGCCCAGAAGGCGCTGCAGCGGCAGAACAGGGcccggcagcgcccgccccgccgcgccaaGCAGCTCCCGGGAGCCTTCGtccaccagccctgccagcgcCACTGCAACTACTGA